The genomic region GCGCAAGCTTCTGATATTTTGCAACGTTACCTCAGTGCTGCCCTTTCCAACCGTATGAGTCCCGAACAAGCAATGGAAGCGGCTGCTAAAGAAACCCGCACTTTATTAGGTCGAAATCAAACTTAAGAAAAGTCAAAAGTTAAAAGTCAAAAGTAATAACTACAAATGACAAATAACGAATGACATAGAGCAAAGCCCTTCTCGAAGGGTATGACGAATGACAAATGACGAACACAATATGAAACTCGATGTCGTACAAAAAAGAGAACAGAAAACTGGATGGATCTTACTCTTACCAGCATTAATTGTCATGTTGGTAGTGTATGCCTATCCAATTTTACGAGCGTTTTGGCTGAGCGTCTTTACGCAAAACCTGGGAACTGAATTAGAACTGGTGTTCTCCGGTTTGAGTAATTACGGGCGGATGTTCAACGACGGGCGATTCTGGCAAAGTTTGTGGAACACCACCGTGTTTACAACCGCTTCCGTGTTGTCAGAATTAATTTTAGGTATTGGTGTCGCTTTGGTACTTAACCAAGCCTTTAAAGGACGGGGAATTGTGCGGACAATTACCTTAATTCCTTGGGCTTTGCCAACAGCAGTCATGGGGGTTGCGTGGGCGTGGATTTTTAACGACCAGTATGGTGTCGTTAACGATATATTACGCCGCTTGGGATTCATTGAAACAGGGATTAGTTGGTTAGGAAATCCGACACTGGCAATGATTGCGGTCATTTTAGCTGACGTGTGGAAGACAACACCATTTATTGCATTGCTGTTGCTGGCTGGGTTGCAGTCAATTCCTGGCGACTTGTACGAAGCGCATTCTTTAGATGGTGCGACTCCGTGGCAGAGTTTTTGGAAGATTACCGTCCCCTTGTTAATGCCGCAAATAATTGTTTCTTTGTTGTTCCGTTTTGCTCAAGCTTTCGCTATCTTCGACTTAATTCAAGTTATGACTGGCGGTGGTCCTGGTGGGGCAACGGAAACGGTTTCAATTTATATCTACAGTACAGTGATGCGTTATTTAGATTTCGGCTACGGTTCGGCGTTGATTGTTGTGACATTTTTGATTTTAGTCATTGCTGTAGCGATCGCATCCTTCCTCTTAACCAGAGCGCGGGCTAATGCCGCAGGAGTACGTTAATTATGGCAATTGCACAATCGCGATCGCAAGCCAAAGCAGGGAT from Chroococcidiopsis sp. SAG 2025 harbors:
- a CDS encoding carbohydrate ABC transporter permease, with amino-acid sequence MKLDVVQKREQKTGWILLLPALIVMLVVYAYPILRAFWLSVFTQNLGTELELVFSGLSNYGRMFNDGRFWQSLWNTTVFTTASVLSELILGIGVALVLNQAFKGRGIVRTITLIPWALPTAVMGVAWAWIFNDQYGVVNDILRRLGFIETGISWLGNPTLAMIAVILADVWKTTPFIALLLLAGLQSIPGDLYEAHSLDGATPWQSFWKITVPLLMPQIIVSLLFRFAQAFAIFDLIQVMTGGGPGGATETVSIYIYSTVMRYLDFGYGSALIVVTFLILVIAVAIASFLLTRARANAAGVR